From the Solanum pennellii chromosome 4, SPENNV200 genome, one window contains:
- the LOC107018026 gene encoding uncharacterized protein LOC107018026: MGSENQQQFQENLLHNHNHQEQQQQQRKNRSLRSKAAHFVSDVATVILNPISDKPLKPRPPPLPEDGSDSDGSKHESNAEGDATDLVDGPDTSSFSAFLYSLLSTTGSESKPNTIGKYDKQDDRDESIPELTMREPSRRKGILSRGKHSLGRALHQVARLGGFRNQGSAKGSSEMVFDDGSNSKVSGDNQIPLEDMNKKPLLNNLPGTSEPSVLLTEKARISLYAALPVLVQDRKWVLLYSTWKNGISLSTLYRRSLLWPGISLLVVGDHNGAVFGGLVDAPLKPTTKRRYQGTNNSFVFSNVSGQPVIFRPTGVNRYFTVCSTEYLALGGGGHFALYLDGDLLTGSSATSETYGNSCLAHTEDFEVKEVELWGFVYASKYEEMVSILRTETPGICRW, from the exons ATGGGTAGTGAAAACCAACAGCAATTTCAAGAGAATCTtcttcataatcataatcatcaggagcagcagcagcagcagagGAAGAACCGTTCTTTAAGGAGTAAAGCTGCGCACTTTGTATCTGATGTTGCTACTGTTATTCTTAACCCCATATCTGATAAACCCTTAAAGCCCAGACCACCACCTTTGCCT GAAGATGGATCTGATTCTGACGGAAGTAAGCACGAGTCAAATGCAGAAGGAGATGCCACGGATTTAGTTGACGGTCCTGATACATCTTCTTTCTCAGCGTTCCTATATTCACTGTTGTCGACCACAGGATCCGAGAGTAAGCCTAACACTATTGGAAAATATGATAAGCAAGATGATCGTGATGAGTCAATACCTGAACTTACAATGAGGGAACCTAGCAGAAGAAAAGGTATACTTTCCAGGGGTAAACATTCCCTCGGCAGAGCTCTTCACCAAGTTGCTAGACTAGGCGGCTTTAGGAATCAGGGTTCGGCAAAGGGCAGCTCTGAAATGGTGTTTGATGATGGAAGTAATTCTAAAGTTTCCGGAGATAATCAAATACCTTTGGAAGATATGAATAAGAAACCTCTTCTGAACAATCTTCCAGGAACTTCTGAGCCTTCAGTTCTCCTCACTGAGAAGGCGCGAATTTCTCTTTATGCTGCACTGCCTGTGCTTGTGCAGGACAGGAAGTGGGTCTTGTTATACAG TACATGGAAGAATGGAATATCACTCTCGACTTTATACAGGAGAAGCCTACTCTGGCCTGGCATCAGTCTGCTG GTTGTGGGGGACCATAATGGTGCTGTGTTTGGTGGGCTAGTTGATGCACCTTTAAAGCCAACAACGAAGAGAAGATATCAG GGTACAAACAATTCATTTGTTTTCTCAAATGTATCTGGCCAACCTGTCATATTTCGTCCCACAG GTGTCAATCGCTATTTTACTGTCTGTTCCACGGAGTATTTAGCTTTGGGAGGCGGTGGCCATTTTGCTCTCTACTTAGACGGGGATCT GCTAACAGGTTCAAGTGCAACATCAGAAACTTATGGAAATTCTTGTTTGGCACATACTGAAGACTTTGAAGTTAAGGAAGTTGAG TTATGGGGCTTTGTATATGCTTCCAAGTATGAAGAGATGGTTTCGATTTTGCGAACAGAGACACCTGGAATTTGCCGCTGGTAA